From a region of the Kiritimatiellales bacterium genome:
- a CDS encoding sulfatase-like hydrolase/transferase, which produces MKEIKTVLTAGFGAVLPYLSIQAGIQKPNFIFLFADDLGWGDLGCYGNRQIKTPNIDSLAREGTLFTQGYASASVCSPSRAACLTGLFPARADIHGHFEASKNAARGMPDSLNPELPFLPQILQSAGYKTAHFGKWHLGIEDASLYGFDVAKTTNGGGKDRYKMPNGFDCFFRDSSEVCVNDSITFLEENHARPFYLQLWFLEPHAPNLPHEQFIKLYKEPGGIPEELIIPDPLIRYRAVVSNMDYHIGRLMKKLDELGLRENTIIVLLSDNGPEDHHISGKANTLGMGEPGPFRGRKRSLYEGGVRVPFIVRWPGVTPEGKVDNDSIVGCIDLFPTFAALAGVDISGIELDGQDITPALRGQPFERTKPLLWEWRYEIKGYTVNISPTHAVRLGKWKFYINCDGSRKELYDVQNSHLETDNLARQYPEIVSRKEKIIIDWRSTIPEWSGDADAGKQDYPWPE; this is translated from the coding sequence ATGAAAGAGATTAAAACCGTTTTAACAGCAGGATTCGGAGCTGTACTCCCATACTTGTCTATACAGGCTGGAATTCAAAAGCCGAACTTTATTTTTCTTTTTGCGGATGATCTTGGCTGGGGAGATCTGGGTTGCTATGGCAACAGACAGATCAAAACACCGAACATCGATTCGTTGGCCCGCGAGGGGACGCTGTTCACTCAGGGATATGCGTCTGCATCAGTCTGCTCGCCAAGCCGGGCAGCCTGTTTGACTGGTTTATTTCCGGCTCGGGCCGATATTCACGGACATTTTGAGGCGTCGAAAAATGCAGCACGCGGTATGCCGGATTCTCTTAATCCGGAACTCCCGTTTTTGCCGCAAATATTGCAGTCCGCAGGTTACAAAACAGCTCACTTTGGGAAATGGCATCTTGGGATTGAAGATGCTTCTCTCTATGGATTTGATGTCGCCAAAACAACTAACGGAGGCGGCAAGGATCGCTATAAAATGCCTAACGGATTCGATTGTTTTTTTCGTGATTCCTCTGAAGTTTGTGTAAATGACAGTATAACGTTTCTGGAAGAAAATCACGCTCGGCCGTTTTATTTGCAGCTTTGGTTTCTTGAGCCGCACGCACCTAATCTGCCGCATGAACAGTTCATCAAACTTTATAAAGAACCGGGAGGCATTCCGGAGGAACTTATTATTCCCGATCCGCTTATTCGCTACAGGGCTGTTGTTTCAAATATGGATTATCATATTGGACGGTTAATGAAGAAATTGGACGAACTGGGATTGCGTGAAAATACCATCATTGTTCTGTTGAGCGACAATGGCCCTGAAGATCATCATATTTCAGGAAAAGCCAATACATTGGGAATGGGTGAGCCGGGCCCGTTCCGGGGGCGTAAACGCAGTTTGTATGAAGGCGGCGTGCGGGTGCCGTTTATTGTCCGCTGGCCGGGCGTAACGCCGGAGGGCAAAGTCGATAACGACAGCATCGTAGGCTGTATTGATCTATTTCCGACGTTTGCGGCACTGGCCGGTGTGGATATCTCCGGCATTGAACTGGATGGTCAGGATATTACACCCGCATTGCGCGGACAGCCGTTTGAGCGTACGAAACCGCTGCTGTGGGAGTGGCGCTATGAAATCAAAGGGTACACAGTCAATATCAGTCCGACTCATGCGGTTCGTCTCGGAAAGTGGAAATTTTATATAAATTGCGACGGTTCGCGAAAAGAACTTTATGATGTGCAGAATTCTCATCTGGAGACGGATAACCTGGCACGTCAATATCCGGAGATCGTAAGCCGAAAGGAGAAGATAATTATAGATTGGCGATCTACGATTCCCGAGTGGAGCGGAGATGCCGATGCCGGCAAACAAGATTATCCGTGGCCGGAGTAA
- a CDS encoding MFS transporter: MKKQIRINPWKFVPTSTIFAALVWGTAQTIPGLLLKSINAPNTIVGLTSLLGLPIAFRFIFGPLVDRRGTKRNWTLNLQSVLAGMMMGLAVLCGFSVITDMSAWLLQVLMVLFAGLAMISAFNDLGWGGFFLAAVDEREKALFTGINATCVRLANLFSYGFMVSLAGKIGAKTGEVMAGWAVCFATFGLIQAGLMIYHRFVYPYPVLDRPVSIVERKSFFKVFANFFDQPRPWVIISFVFLYRLGEGLLAPMKVPFLMDPPAAGGLGLSLEQIGIMNGIFSMIAMMLGGIWGGILVKKYGLRKTIWPFAFLLTLPNFGFVWLALSPDFTEINVLGTAINLWAQVALCFESFGYGMGFASFGFLHCEASRGPYRATFFAMMGGVMSISWILAGSLSGFIQTQVGYVWLFLLSVIFSIPGIVIIAWLPLKEFEERGRQEDAARKLSEA, from the coding sequence ATGAAAAAACAAATACGAATAAATCCATGGAAATTTGTTCCGACCTCAACGATATTTGCGGCGTTAGTTTGGGGAACGGCACAAACAATTCCCGGCCTGCTTTTAAAAAGTATAAATGCACCGAACACGATCGTCGGGCTGACAAGTCTGCTCGGACTTCCCATTGCATTTCGTTTCATTTTCGGGCCGCTGGTGGACAGACGGGGAACCAAGCGTAACTGGACACTTAATCTGCAGAGTGTTCTTGCGGGAATGATGATGGGTCTGGCTGTGCTTTGCGGGTTTTCAGTGATCACGGATATGTCGGCGTGGCTGTTGCAGGTGCTGATGGTGCTGTTCGCCGGGTTGGCTATGATCAGTGCATTCAATGATCTTGGGTGGGGCGGATTTTTTCTTGCGGCGGTGGATGAGCGTGAAAAAGCGCTTTTTACCGGCATCAATGCAACTTGTGTACGGCTGGCCAATCTTTTTTCCTACGGTTTTATGGTATCACTGGCTGGTAAAATCGGCGCAAAGACAGGGGAAGTAATGGCGGGGTGGGCAGTATGTTTCGCCACTTTCGGGCTGATTCAAGCCGGTCTTATGATTTATCATCGATTTGTATATCCCTATCCGGTGCTGGATCGTCCGGTAAGTATTGTAGAGCGAAAGTCGTTTTTTAAAGTATTTGCCAACTTCTTTGACCAACCACGCCCGTGGGTGATTATTTCCTTTGTCTTTCTATATAGGTTGGGTGAGGGATTGCTGGCTCCCATGAAAGTCCCGTTTCTAATGGATCCTCCTGCAGCAGGAGGCTTGGGGCTGTCACTTGAGCAGATTGGTATAATGAATGGAATTTTTTCCATGATAGCCATGATGCTCGGCGGGATTTGGGGCGGGATCCTGGTGAAGAAATATGGATTACGTAAAACAATTTGGCCGTTTGCCTTTTTGCTGACTCTCCCGAATTTCGGTTTTGTCTGGCTGGCGTTATCGCCGGATTTTACAGAAATAAATGTGCTGGGAACGGCGATCAACCTATGGGCACAAGTTGCATTGTGCTTTGAATCATTCGGCTATGGAATGGGTTTTGCCTCTTTTGGGTTTCTGCATTGCGAGGCGTCACGGGGACCGTATCGCGCCACTTTTTTTGCGATGATGGGGGGAGTGATGTCGATCAGCTGGATTTTAGCAGGGAGTTTGAGTGGTTTTATTCAGACTCAGGTCGGCTATGTATGGCTTTTTCTGCTAAGTGTGATTTTTTCGATTCCGGGAATTGTGATCATTGCCTGGCTTCCGCTTAAGGAATTTGAAGAACGCGGGCGGCAGGAAGATGCGGCGCGTAAATTGTCGGAAGCTTAA